The Paraconexibacter algicola genome includes the window CCGAGGGCGAGGAGGTCGACCACGCCCAGCTGCGGCTCGGCGACGGCGCGATCATGTGCGGCACGCGCGGCGCGACCGAGCAGCCGCTCGGTGCCACGCTCACCTACTGGGTGCTGCCCGACGCGGCGGCCGTCGACGCCCTCTACGCGCGGGCGATCGCCGCCGGCGCCACGAGCGTCCGGGAGCCGTACGTGCCCGACTACGGCGGTCGCGAGTGCGGGCTCGCCGACCCCGACGGCAACGGCTGGAGCTTCGGCACCTACGCGGGAGAGCCCGGCTGAGCGGACCGGGGTCCGGGCTGTGCAAGGCTGTCCGGCATGGCCCTCGCGCACCTGGAGATCACCGAGTACACCGACCCCGCCTGCCCGTTCGCGTTCAGCGCCGAGCCCTTCCGGCTGCGGCTGCTGTGGGAGCTGGGCGAGCAGGTCCGCTGGACGTCGAAGCTCGTCGTCCTGAGCGAGTCCTCGCAGGAGTACCTCGACAAGGGTCTCGACGCGGCGTTCCTCGCCTCCTCGGGCGTGCAGCTCGGCGAGCGCTTCGGCATGCCGATCGACGGCACCGTCAAGGAGCGCCCGCCGGCGACGCGCCCCGCCTGCGAGGCGGTCGTCGCCGCGCGGCTCCACGCGCCGGAGCGCTACGAGCGGCTGCTGCGCGCGCTGCGCGTGCGGAACTTCTCCGGCGAGCTGCTGGACGAGTGGGACACGATCGCGGCCGCGGCCGCCGACGCGGACATCGACGCGCAGCAGCTGCGCGGCTGGGTCGGGCAGGAGGACGTGCAGGCCGCCGTCGAGCAGGACATGCACGACGCCCGCCACCCCAGCACCGCCGCGCTCGCCATGGACCACAAGCTCGCCGGCTGGGAGCGCGACGGCAGGAAGGGCCGCCGCTACACCTGCCCGAGCCTGACCTTCACGCGGCTGTCCGACGGCGCGACGATGGTCGCCCCCGGGTTCCACCCGTGGGAGGTCTACGACACGATCGTCGCCAACCTCACGCCGCTCGTCGACCGGCGCCCGGCCGACGACGTCGCCGAGGTCCTCACCTGGGCGGGCCACAAGCTCGCCACCCAGGAGGTCGCGCAGATCACCGGCCGCAGCCGCGACGAGGCGCGCGAGCAGCTGCAGGCCGCGGGCGCCGTCGAGGAGCCCGTCGGCACCGACTCCTACTGGACCCTGCCGGCCTGAGCGGCCGGCGCGTTCACCGCAGCCGCAGCGGGCGGCGCGGCTCCGCGTTGCCCCAGCGGTCCACCGAGGCGAAGCTCGCCCGGCGGGCCTGCGCCGCGGTGAGCACGACCGGGCGCCGGTAGCGCCGACGGCGCTCGCCCACGAACACGTAGGTGCCGGTCACCCGCGACCGGTCGCGGGCCGCGAGGGCCACGCGTACCCGCCCGCCGGCGAGGCGCACGATCTGCGCTCGCGTGCGCGGGGCATCCCGCTCCGCGCCCCGCGAGGGCCGCAGCACGCGGCCGCCGGCGCGCAGGGTCGTGGCCGCTCCCGCGTCGAGCACCGTCGCCCCGGTCAGGTCCCCGAAGGTGCGCACGGGGCCGCGGCGCGAGCCGTCGAGATCCTGCGTCGTCATCGCGTACGGCTTCCCGGAGCGGTCGGCCGGCACGGTGAGCTGCACGGGGCGGCGGTCGTCCACGACGATCGTCGTCTGCCCGCCCGCCTGCACGAGGTCGATGAGCCCGGCGGCCTGCGCCTGCGCGGGGGTCATCGCCGGACCGGTCGCCCGGCCGGTCGCCGCGGAGCGGGCGCGCACCCGCGCGGCGCCGATCCCGCTGCGCGCGGACGCCGCGGCCGCCACCGGGTCCGTCAGGTCGAAGCCGAGCGCCGTCGCGGCGTAGACGTTCACGACCGTGGCGGCGACCGGGCAGTCCCGGCCCTGCGGGTTCGGGCGCACCGGCTCGCCCATCGTCACGAACGGGTCGATCATCGCCGTGGTCTGCGGATCGGCGGTGAGCGGCACGTGCGAGATGCCGCAGACGTGGTGCAGCCGGTCGGCGGGCGCGTCGAACTCCGCGCTCTTCAGCGGCACCGTCTGGTCGCCCTCGCCGAAGGTCGCCTCGACGCGCTCGTCGGCGCCGTAGAGGAGCTTCACGTCGGTGATCGTCGCCATCCCGCGCCCGGCGACCACCTGGTAGTCGACGCCGTTGAGCGAGCCGAACCGGTCGTAGAGCTCGCGGTGGGCCTGCGCCTGCTGGCGCACGAGCAGCGCGTTGCCGCCGATCGCCGCGTAGAAGTCCGGCGCGCTGTCGGCGTCCATCCGGGTGCTGCTGAACGTCGGGACGTCGAGCCATGGCCCGTAGGCGGGGGACGGCGCGAGCGAGAACCCGCCGGAGAGGTTGCGCGCGAGGACCTTGAGGTCGTCGTTGTCGAGGAACACGTCCATCCCGAGGCCGCCGATCGGCGTCTCGACGCCGCCGACGAGCGGGAAGATCGACTTCGGCGAGCCCCACGTCGGGGTGCCGACGGTGACGAGGCGGCTGACCTTCGCCGCGCGGGCCGGGTCGGCGACGTACGCGCGGCTGAGCAGGCCGCCCTGGGAGTGGGCGACGAGCACGACCTTGCGCACCCGCGGGGCGTCGCACGGGGTCGGTCCCTGGCAGCGCAGCTCGTCGATCGCCCGGTCGAGGACGTGCACCTGGCTGCGCGGATCCTTGCGCCAGTCCCAGGCGATCGCCCGGAAGCGCTCGGCACGCGCGAGCTTCGCGTAGTGGCTCACGGACGAGCCGTAGATGTCCTTGCCGGCCGCCTGGAGGATGAGCCCGCCGGTGGGCCCGGCCTGCTCGGAGCAGCGCGTGCCGCCCTGGGCGACCGTCATGTTCGAGCGGCCGTCCGGCCCGAGCTGCATGTCGAGCAGGTCGGCGCCCAGCCCGTCGAACCACGCCTTGTTGCCCGGGCAGCCGATCTCCGAGCCCAGGAAGCCGTGCACGAAGACGATGGCCGGCTCGCTGATCATCCGCTGGTCCAGCGTGCGGAACTCGCCGGCGCCGAGCGGCGGGACGGTCTCCTCGCACGACAGCGGGCGCTTGCAGTGGAAGCCCTGCGGGTTGTCCGAGCGCACGGTGAGCGCCCGCCCCAGGAGCGTCACCGGGACCTCGATGTCCCAGGCGCCGTGGAACGGGACGAGCGTGGTCGGCTCGCCGCGGTCGTAGCTGCGGCTGCGGTCGACGTCCACGTAGAGGCGCAGGTTCAGGGCGCCGGGCTCGTCGCGGTCGCGGACCCCGTCGTCGTCGAGGTCCTCGTTGGCCTGCCCGCGCA containing:
- a CDS encoding VOC family protein, with the translated sequence MTVFPCLKISSRDLLRFYQEAFGLRLVAVFPPEGEEVDHAQLRLGDGAIMCGTRGATEQPLGATLTYWVLPDAAAVDALYARAIAAGATSVREPYVPDYGGRECGLADPDGNGWSFGTYAGEPG
- a CDS encoding esterase/lipase family protein, whose product is MSRSLLSFLLGVTVAVALASWAMPAGACAQSPQDPCLEDRETSWVRGTVFTDRVPDGAPRAEIDLGRPGELVWVDVDEDAVPDADEPRARTDGDGRFAFEVDPGAFPAGSRPPLRVQVAAANACTVPDPCARRAPFVPGEDLDDQDFGIAIPAVLRGQANEDLDDDGVRDRDEPGALNLRLYVDVDRSRSYDRGEPTTLVPFHGAWDIEVPVTLLGRALTVRSDNPQGFHCKRPLSCEETVPPLGAGEFRTLDQRMISEPAIVFVHGFLGSEIGCPGNKAWFDGLGADLLDMQLGPDGRSNMTVAQGGTRCSEQAGPTGGLILQAAGKDIYGSSVSHYAKLARAERFRAIAWDWRKDPRSQVHVLDRAIDELRCQGPTPCDAPRVRKVVLVAHSQGGLLSRAYVADPARAAKVSRLVTVGTPTWGSPKSIFPLVGGVETPIGGLGMDVFLDNDDLKVLARNLSGGFSLAPSPAYGPWLDVPTFSSTRMDADSAPDFYAAIGGNALLVRQQAQAHRELYDRFGSLNGVDYQVVAGRGMATITDVKLLYGADERVEATFGEGDQTVPLKSAEFDAPADRLHHVCGISHVPLTADPQTTAMIDPFVTMGEPVRPNPQGRDCPVAATVVNVYAATALGFDLTDPVAAAASARSGIGAARVRARSAATGRATGPAMTPAQAQAAGLIDLVQAGGQTTIVVDDRRPVQLTVPADRSGKPYAMTTQDLDGSRRGPVRTFGDLTGATVLDAGAATTLRAGGRVLRPSRGAERDAPRTRAQIVRLAGGRVRVALAARDRSRVTGTYVFVGERRRRYRRPVVLTAAQARRASFASVDRWGNAEPRRPLRLR